A part of Mycolicibacterium sp. TUM20985 genomic DNA contains:
- a CDS encoding CAP domain-containing protein: protein MAIAPPAGADNARLNNAVVSNFYTVQHRAGCTNDVRVNPRLRLAAQWHTDDVLNDRTLDGDIGSDGSTLQDRAARAGFGGVVAETVAINPALAISGVELINQWYGNPAYLAIMRDCANTEIGVWSANSVDRTVVVAVYGQPRKT from the coding sequence ATGGCGATCGCGCCTCCCGCCGGTGCCGACAACGCGCGGCTAAACAATGCGGTGGTCTCCAACTTCTACACGGTGCAGCACCGCGCCGGATGTACCAACGACGTTCGCGTCAACCCCCGGTTGCGGCTCGCCGCACAGTGGCACACGGACGACGTCCTGAACGACCGGACCCTCGACGGAGACATCGGTTCCGACGGCAGCACGCTTCAGGATCGCGCCGCGCGCGCAGGCTTCGGCGGAGTGGTCGCCGAGACGGTCGCCATCAACCCCGCCCTCGCCATCAGCGGCGTCGAGCTGATCAACCAGTGGTACGGCAATCCGGCCTACCTGGCGATCATGCGTGACTGTGCCAACACGGAGATCGGGGTGTGGTCGGCGAACAGTGTGGATCGCACGGTCGTCGTCGCGGTATACGGGCAACCGCGCAAGACCTAA
- a CDS encoding virulence factor Mce family protein, which yields MRCRRVVIALAVAVLTAALAGCADWRGLNTLPMPGTRGDGPGAFVITAEMPDVNNIQPNSRVRVADVTVGTVTKIERQDWHALVTMRLDGDVDVPENATAKIGLTSLLGSLHIELSPPVDEPPHGRLHEGSVIPLSHGAAYPSTEQTLAALSMVLNGGGLGQVQDITEAFSTAFRGREQDLRGLIGQLDTFTANLDDQTGDIIAAAEQLDVLAGKFAARQPVLDRALETVPQALAVLNDERSNLVEAVDKLGKFSALTVDTVNQSKENLVKELKDVGPVLESLANAGPSMTRALSLIPTFPFPNETIEKWQRGDYANLTAIVDLTLSRIDSGFFTGTRWEGDLTELELQWGRTIGQFPSPYTAGNPLTVPYNPNQGR from the coding sequence ATGAGGTGTCGGCGCGTCGTGATCGCGCTGGCCGTCGCGGTTCTCACCGCAGCGCTGGCCGGTTGCGCCGATTGGCGTGGCTTGAACACGCTCCCGATGCCCGGCACGAGGGGCGATGGTCCCGGCGCGTTCGTCATCACTGCAGAGATGCCCGACGTCAACAACATTCAACCGAACTCGCGGGTGCGGGTCGCCGACGTCACCGTCGGCACGGTGACCAAGATCGAGCGGCAGGACTGGCACGCGCTGGTCACGATGCGCCTCGACGGTGACGTCGACGTACCAGAGAACGCGACGGCGAAGATCGGTCTCACCAGCCTGCTCGGTTCGCTGCACATCGAGCTCTCGCCACCGGTCGACGAGCCGCCGCACGGGAGGCTACACGAGGGATCGGTCATCCCGCTGTCGCACGGTGCTGCGTACCCGAGCACGGAGCAGACCCTGGCCGCCCTCTCGATGGTGCTCAACGGTGGCGGCCTGGGCCAGGTTCAGGACATCACGGAGGCATTCAGCACCGCGTTCCGCGGTCGCGAGCAAGACTTACGCGGACTGATCGGCCAGTTGGACACCTTCACCGCCAACCTCGACGACCAGACCGGCGACATCATCGCCGCCGCAGAGCAACTCGACGTTCTGGCCGGTAAGTTCGCCGCTCGGCAACCCGTTCTGGACCGTGCCTTGGAGACGGTTCCGCAAGCCTTGGCCGTGCTCAACGACGAGCGGAGCAATCTCGTCGAGGCCGTCGACAAGCTGGGGAAGTTCAGCGCGTTGACGGTCGACACGGTCAACCAGTCCAAGGAGAACCTGGTCAAGGAGCTGAAGGACGTCGGCCCGGTGTTGGAATCGCTGGCCAACGCCGGCCCGAGCATGACTCGTGCGCTCAGTCTGATCCCGACCTTCCCGTTCCCCAACGAGACCATCGAGAAATGGCAGCGGGGCGATTACGCGAACCTGACGGCCATCGTCGACCTGACGCTGAGCCGGATCGACAGCGGTTTCTTCACTGGCACTCGGTGGGAGGGCGACCTGACCGAGCTGGAATTGCAGTGGGGGCGCACGATTGGTCAATTCCCGAGCCCGTATACGGCCGGCAATCCCCTTACGGTGCCCTACAACCCGAACCAGGGCCGTTAG
- a CDS encoding MCE family protein, giving the protein MTTRPRLARAALAIALTLTLIGGVAITVRGMDREARTWVVAYFENSNGLFAGDDVRILGVPVGQVEKIEPQPQRAKITFWIDSAYEVPADAKAVILSPQLVTGRAIQLTPAYAGGPAMASGTVIPQDHTAVPVEWDDVRVQLERLTKLLAPTEPGGVSTLGGFVDTAADNLRGQGANIRDTIVKLSQTISLLGDHSDDIFTTFRNLSTLVSALHDSADVLESLNENLASVTSLMADDPQEVGQAFEDFNGVVDDVKDFAADNRDAIGTATDELASISTALVESLDDVKQTLHIAPTTVGNFYNIYEPANGSLTGALAVNNFANPISFICGAIQAASRLNAETSSKLCVQYLAPIVKNRQYNFPPIGENFFVGAQARPNEVTYSEDWMAPDFVPPAVTDVSASPPLAAEGPTPDSAAVATDPAAGLPGLMLPPGGGS; this is encoded by the coding sequence ATGACGACGCGCCCCAGACTGGCCAGGGCCGCCCTGGCGATTGCACTGACCCTCACCCTGATCGGCGGGGTCGCCATCACGGTGCGCGGGATGGACCGCGAGGCGCGGACCTGGGTCGTCGCCTACTTCGAGAACAGCAACGGACTATTCGCCGGCGATGACGTCCGCATCCTCGGGGTGCCGGTGGGGCAGGTCGAGAAAATCGAGCCACAGCCGCAGCGGGCCAAGATCACGTTCTGGATCGACTCTGCCTATGAGGTTCCCGCGGATGCCAAGGCGGTGATTCTCTCGCCGCAGTTGGTCACCGGTCGCGCCATCCAACTGACGCCGGCCTATGCCGGCGGACCCGCGATGGCGAGTGGCACGGTGATACCGCAGGATCACACCGCGGTGCCCGTCGAATGGGACGACGTACGCGTGCAACTCGAGAGGTTGACCAAGCTGTTGGCGCCCACCGAGCCCGGCGGGGTGAGCACGCTCGGCGGCTTCGTCGACACCGCTGCCGACAACCTGCGCGGCCAGGGTGCCAACATCCGCGACACGATCGTCAAACTGTCACAGACGATTTCGCTACTGGGCGATCACAGCGACGACATCTTCACGACCTTCCGCAACCTGTCGACGTTGGTGTCGGCCCTGCACGACAGCGCGGATGTGCTGGAGTCCCTCAATGAGAATCTGGCATCGGTGACGTCTTTGATGGCCGACGACCCGCAAGAGGTCGGACAGGCCTTCGAGGACTTCAACGGCGTCGTCGATGACGTGAAGGACTTCGCCGCCGACAACCGGGACGCCATCGGCACCGCCACCGACGAGTTGGCCTCGATCTCCACGGCGCTGGTCGAGAGTCTCGACGACGTCAAGCAGACGCTGCACATCGCGCCGACGACGGTGGGCAACTTCTACAACATCTACGAACCCGCCAACGGCTCCCTGACCGGAGCGCTGGCGGTGAACAACTTCGCCAACCCGATCTCGTTCATCTGCGGGGCCATTCAGGCGGCATCGCGGCTCAACGCCGAGACGTCCTCGAAGCTGTGCGTGCAGTACCTGGCACCGATCGTAAAGAACCGGCAGTACAACTTCCCGCCGATCGGCGAGAACTTCTTCGTCGGAGCCCAGGCTCGACCGAACGAGGTGACCTACAGCGAAGATTGGATGGCGCCCGACTTCGTCCCGCCCGCCGTCACTGACGTCTCTGCGAGCCCGCCGTTGGCCGCCGAAGGGCCCACACCCGACAGCGCCGCTGTCGCCACGGATCCGGCGGCGGGTCTACCCGGCCTTATGCTTCCTCCTGGCGGTGGATCATGA
- a CDS encoding MCE family protein — translation MRLNGRMKFQLALFTVIALAAVSLMALHFMKLPAKLFGVGRYTVTMELDQAGGLYSGGNVTYRGTEVGRVESVRLTRTGVEATLSLKSGIAIPSNLRAEVHSQSAIGEQYVALLPRGDARPLRGGDVIALPDTSVPPDINSLLAAANTGLRAIPHDDLKTVVDESYTAVGGLGPELSRIVTGTSDLAIDARKNLDPLLTLIDQSQPVLNSQANTSDAIRQWASHVATVTSQLKTHDQAVTGLITNGGPAAAEVQLLLERVRPTLPVLMANLVSIGQVGITYRNDIEQLLVLFPQVVSAGQAGLVANLDTKQAYKGQYLSFNLNINLPPACTTGFLPVQQQRTPTFEDAPEPVDGSLYCRVPQDSPLNVRGARNIPCEAVPGKRAPTVKMCESEESYVPLNDGFNWKGDPNATLSGQAVPQSDPGSPPSVAARPAAPEVAVAQYDPANGGFVGPDGKVYSQTDLSVGAQGGKTWQSMLIPPTG, via the coding sequence ATGCGACTCAACGGACGGATGAAGTTCCAGCTCGCGCTGTTCACCGTGATCGCACTGGCCGCGGTGTCCCTGATGGCACTTCACTTCATGAAGTTGCCCGCCAAGTTGTTCGGCGTCGGTCGCTACACCGTGACCATGGAGCTCGACCAGGCCGGCGGCCTCTACAGCGGCGGAAACGTTACCTACCGGGGTACCGAGGTGGGCCGGGTCGAATCCGTGCGGCTGACGCGGACGGGTGTGGAGGCGACGCTGTCACTGAAGTCGGGGATCGCGATCCCGTCCAATTTGCGTGCAGAGGTGCACAGCCAGTCCGCGATCGGGGAGCAGTACGTCGCTCTGCTGCCTCGCGGTGACGCACGACCGCTCCGGGGCGGCGACGTGATCGCGCTGCCCGATACCTCCGTCCCGCCGGACATCAACTCCCTTCTCGCCGCCGCCAATACCGGGCTACGTGCGATCCCGCACGACGACCTCAAGACCGTCGTCGACGAGTCCTACACCGCTGTGGGTGGACTCGGTCCCGAGCTGTCGCGCATCGTGACGGGCACGTCGGATCTGGCGATCGACGCCCGTAAGAATCTCGATCCGCTGCTCACCCTGATCGATCAGTCCCAACCCGTCTTGAACTCTCAGGCCAACACCTCAGATGCCATCCGGCAGTGGGCCTCTCACGTGGCGACGGTGACCAGCCAGCTCAAGACCCACGACCAGGCCGTCACGGGGTTGATCACCAACGGCGGGCCCGCTGCCGCCGAAGTTCAGCTACTCCTCGAGCGGGTGCGACCCACTCTGCCGGTCTTGATGGCCAACCTGGTCAGCATCGGTCAGGTCGGCATCACCTACCGCAACGACATCGAGCAGCTACTGGTGCTGTTCCCCCAGGTCGTCTCCGCGGGACAGGCTGGACTGGTGGCCAACCTCGACACCAAGCAGGCCTACAAGGGGCAATACCTGAGCTTCAATCTCAACATCAATCTGCCTCCGGCCTGCACCACCGGCTTCCTGCCCGTCCAGCAGCAGCGCACCCCGACCTTCGAGGACGCGCCCGAACCGGTCGACGGCAGCCTGTACTGCCGGGTGCCGCAGGACTCCCCGTTGAATGTCCGTGGTGCTCGCAACATTCCATGCGAAGCCGTGCCTGGCAAGCGGGCACCGACCGTGAAGATGTGCGAGAGCGAGGAAAGCTATGTGCCGCTGAACGACGGCTTCAATTGGAAGGGTGACCCAAACGCCACGCTGTCTGGTCAGGCCGTGCCGCAGTCCGACCCGGGATCGCCACCGAGTGTCGCGGCGCGACCGGCAGCACCGGAAGTTGCGGTGGCACAATATGACCCGGCCAATGGCGGCTTCGTCGGTCCGGACGGGAAGGTCTATTCGCAGACGGACCTCTCCGTAGGAGCTCAGGGAGGAAAGACGTGGCAATCGATGCTCATACCGCCGACGGGTTGA